A window of Natronococcus sp. CG52 genomic DNA:
ATACTCTCGGACGGCCACTCGAGACGGGACTCGACGTAAACGACGAGGCGCTCGTGCAACTCCGGAAGGCCTGCCGGCTCCTCGAAAGCGGCTGAGCGCTTCGCGAGCGAAGAGGGCATCACACCGTCGTTATCGAGGCCTCGTTCGTCGCGATCAAGCGGAGCATCAGTGGTACCTCATCTATCGTACCCTTCGCCGTGTGCGGACCGCCAGTGCTACCGAAAAGGAGAGACCATCGAAGACCAATCGATTGAGTTTCTGTGCGGTCGCGCTACCTAATCATCGGTAGTGACCGGTTCGAGGTCGTGACGCTCGGTCCAGACACCGAGATACCAGAATACGGGCGCCAAATCTCTCGCTTTCTCCGTGGCATCGTACTCTACACGGGGCGGGATCTCGTTGTACGCTTTCCGCGTCAGTAATCCGACTTCAGTGAGTTCCTCGAGTCGATTTGAGAGCGTGTTTGGCGCGATATCAACGACCGCTTCCAGATCGCTGAATCGTAACGGGCCGTCACCAGTTGCGAACTGATGTAAGATTACGATAGTGTGTTTCTTCCCCAGTAGATTCAGCAGTGCAGACATCGTTTGATTGTCTTTCTCGGCTTGTTCGGAACCGGGCGGCCTCGCTATCTCGTTGGAGAGAACTCTCTCAATAAATTCTTCAGCGTGAGGTGGCTCAACCATATCGAGACTACTCCTTCTGAAGTAGTATAGCTTCTTCCTTCGACGTCCCTAAGTTACCTAGAGACGGGTGAGTTACTTCATAGCTTCTAACTTGATAGTATATTACTTCACACAATGTAGTGGTGTGTATGGCATCACTCAGAGCCACGAACGGATCGAACACCGATTTGCAAGTCAGCGTCACCCGTCTGGTCACCTATGGGTTGATAGCGGTGATCCTCACCAGTCTCGTCAACGGGCTCGTACGCACGATCGCACTTACCGTCTTTGACGTCCCGAACGTCTTCGCGCTGTGGTGGGAACCAGTACTCGTCGCATCAGCAGTTGGGGCGATTGGTGCGACCATCGTGTACGGACTCCTCACCCGGGTTTCGAACCGACCGAACCGGATCTTTACGATCGCCGCAGTGACCGTGCTCGCACTCTCGTTTGCCGGTCCAATTGGTGCTCTTCTCGCTCCACCGCCAGAGCTCGCTGATGCGCCCTGGACCGTCTTTGCCACGCTCATCGCAATGCACGTGACCGCAGCGACCACCATCGTCGGCGTTCTAACCCGCGCACCGACCGCGGAGGTGGAATTACCATGAGTGACCTCGAACTACGGGCCCACCTTCCCAGTGAGAGACAGCCACACGTCGTTGCGCTCTGTGGGAGTCAACGTGAGGGAAGCTACACGTACCGATCGCTCTCTGAGGCGCTGTCGGGAGCGGAAAAGGCCGGAGGAACGACTGAACTGATCGCCCTCACTGATTTCAATCTCCCGCCGCTTGATCCCGACCTCAAGGCCGCAGGTGACAGCGACGTGGTGAGAAAAAAGATGCGTGAGGCCGATGCGGTCATCCTCGGGACGCCTGTGTATCACGGATCGTATTCTGGTGTGTTGAAGAACGCACTC
This region includes:
- a CDS encoding winged helix-turn-helix transcriptional regulator, which encodes MVEPPHAEEFIERVLSNEIARPPGSEQAEKDNQTMSALLNLLGKKHTIVILHQFATGDGPLRFSDLEAVVDIAPNTLSNRLEELTEVGLLTRKAYNEIPPRVEYDATEKARDLAPVFWYLGVWTERHDLEPVTTDD
- a CDS encoding DUF6069 family protein — translated: MQVSVTRLVTYGLIAVILTSLVNGLVRTIALTVFDVPNVFALWWEPVLVASAVGAIGATIVYGLLTRVSNRPNRIFTIAAVTVLALSFAGPIGALLAPPPELADAPWTVFATLIAMHVTAATTIVGVLTRAPTAEVELP
- a CDS encoding NADPH-dependent FMN reductase yields the protein MSDLELRAHLPSERQPHVVALCGSQREGSYTYRSLSEALSGAEKAGGTTELIALTDFNLPPLDPDLKAAGDSDVVRKKMREADAVILGTPVYHGSYSGVLKNALDYCGFDEFEETVVGLLVVSGGPFPTPALNHLRAVCRSLNAWVHPYQAAVPQARTVFDDAGFTDEDIQERVRTLGAHVVEYATIEPGTFRAVQRQEV